The proteins below are encoded in one region of Oncorhynchus clarkii lewisi isolate Uvic-CL-2024 chromosome 33, UVic_Ocla_1.0, whole genome shotgun sequence:
- the LOC139392522 gene encoding DNA/RNA-binding protein KIN17-like has translation MGKEGFLSPKAIGNRIKAKGLQKLRWYCQMCQKQCRDENGFKCHCMSESHQRQLLLASEDPNKIMDNFSQEFKNDFIELIRRRFGTKRVQNNIVYNEYINDREHVHMNSTQWETLTEFTKWLGKEGFCKVDETPKGWYIQYIDRDPETIRRQEELEKKKKQDLDDQERSAKFIEEQVRRGQGGREPEEAPVFTELKRESEEEKITFNLAKGSCSSADGPSKASVALGPSALKAAGSGKRKDAPSTSEAKEKKKKSALDEIMEMEEQKKRSVRADHWLHSGIVIKVVTKRLGEKYHKKKGVVKEVQDKYTAVVKMIDSGDKLKLDQSHLETVIPAPGKRVLVLNGVYRDTEALLDSIDERKFSATLTLDSGRMKGRRVDGIAYEDFSKMA, from the exons ATGGGGAAAGAGGGTTTTCTAAGCCCAAAGGCGATCGGGAATAGGATCAAAGCAAAAGGTCTTCAAAAATTGCGATGGTATTGTCAAATGTGCCAGAAACAATGTCGAGACGAG AATGGCTTCAAATGCCACTGCATGTCCGAATCCCACCAGAGACAGCTGCTGCTGGCCTCGGAGGACCCCAACAAGATCATGGACAACTTCTCACA GGAGTTCAAGAATGACTTTATTGAGCTGATCAGAAGACGCTTTG gAACCAAGCGAGTGCAAAACAACATTGTCTATAACGAGTACATCAATGACCGAGAGCATGTCCATATGAACTCCACCCAGTGGGAGACTCTCACTGAATTCACCAAGTGGCTGGGGAAAGAGG GTTTCTGTAAGGTGGACGAGACACCCAAAGGCTGGTACATCCAGTACATCGACCGGGACCCAGAGACCATCCGGAGGCAGGAGGAgctggagaagaagaagaagcaggacCTTGATGACCAGGAGCGCAGTGCCAAGTTCATAGAGGAGCAGGTCCGCCGAGGCCAAGGAGGCAGGGAGCCAGAG GAAGCACCAGTCTTCACTGAGTTGAAGCGAGAAAGTGAAGAAGAgaaaa TTACCTTCAATCTGGCCAAGGGCTCCTGTTCCTCTGCGGATGGCCCATCTAAAGCCAG TGTGGCCCTGGGTCCCAGTGCCCTGAAGGCAGCAGGATCAGGGAAAAGGAAAGATGCGCCCTCCACCTCAGAAGccaaagagaagaagaaaaagtcaGCCCTGGATGAGATCATGGAG ATGGAGGAGCAGAAGAAGAGGTCTGTGAGAGCGGACCACTGGCTGCACTCCGGCATCGTAATCAAAGTTGTTACCAAGAGACTGGGGGAGAAATACCACAAGAAGAAAGGAGTCGTCAAG GAGGTGCAGGATAAATACACGGCCGTAGTGAAGATGATTGACTCAGGGGACAAACTGAAACTAGACCAGAGTCACCTGGAGACGGTCATCCCTGCTCCAG GTAAACGGGTCCTGGTTCTGAACGGTGtgtacagagacacagaggcccTACTGGACTCCATAGACGAGAGAAAGTTCAGTGCCACCCTCACACTTGACTCG GGTcggatgaaagggaggagggtggaCGGGATCGCCTACGAGGATTTCTCCAAAATGGCCTGA
- the LOC139392521 gene encoding inter-alpha-trypsin inhibitor heavy chain H2-like yields MRRLALLLGLLALHQTHCFEFVVEGEWETETSLEKQHGRFKRAILTSEEQEDFEAIRGDDITVKSYRVESRITSRFCHTTVKSSVVNSGPNAQSIGFNVQIPKRAFITNFTMNVNGIMFVGSVKEKTVARNLYAQARARGKAAGLVRANSQDMETFKTEVHVPPGSKIEFELHYQEMMQRKLGFYEHSLYLQPGRLVPQFQVDVYIYEPNGIASVETPNTLGEHFSGMAKLTSSKDKAHVVFKPSLQQQRKCENCTTSAIDGIFTVKYDVLRDSNAGELHVSDGHFVHFFAPANLSPLPKNIVFVIDVSGSMWGVKMKQTVEAMQTILDDLTMDDYFSIVDFNHNVRCWSEELVPGSTIQVAEAKKYIQNIKPNGGTNINEALMRAVQMLVKASNQGMIDPRSVSMIMLVSDGDPTVGEIKLSAIQKNVKKVMREEFSLFSLGIGFDVDYDFLERIAMENRGVAQRIYTSHDASDQIRRFYSQVSSPLLRKITVQFPEDSVSDVTQNHFDKYFSGSELVVAGKVLPSESTTLNSFTTAFADRLDLSLQTEADYLELDAALAQQQHAFTGFARQMWAYITVNQLLAERSLAPTAGKKRKITQRILNLAVEHQFVTPLTALLVESEEAKERLLADSPRDPKQGCCAGGSGMAGPGQRTPMQIVHSLPPWVRMTTPAPPSHAERPLPDHITIVENDPHFIVHLPKNNMDVCFNIDSEPGHILNLVSDPGAGVVVNGQLVGSKRVEEKEKEKVNTYFGTISVFYQPDGIRVSVTTDRIDLTDGRNNHSFTWGATADITQDRVKVSIVKDSKVMVTVDDKITVMVLLHRVWKKHPTHVDFLGLYIPNNNQYSSQAHGLIGQFGQEPEVRVFNLHQGADPLKKEATMEVKGNKLVVTRGWQKDYRRDKKRGSDVFCWFIHNSGKGFIDGHYTNYIVPRLDSFLPLPL; encoded by the exons ATGAGACGCCTGGCTCTCCTCCTAGGCCTGCTGGCCCTACACCAGACCCACTGCTTTGAGTTTGTGGTCGAGGGCGAGTGGGAGACGGAAACG TCATTAGAGAAACAACATGGACGATTTAAG AGGGCGATATTGACCAGTGAGGAGCAAGAAGACTTTGAG GCCATCCGGGGTGATGACATCACGGTTAAGAGCTACAGGGTGGAGAGCCGCATCACGTCGCGGTTCTGCCACACCACGGTCAAGAGCTCTGTGGTCAACTCTGGTCCAAATGCCCAGAGCATTGGCTTCAACGTCCAGATCCCCAAACGAGCCTTCATCACCAACTTCACCAT GAATGTGAATGGGATCATGTTTGTGGGCTCAGTGAAGGAGAAGACTGTGGCTAGGAACCTCTACGCTCAGGCTAGAGCCAGAGGGAAGGCCGCAGGCCTCGTCAG GGCTAACTCCCAGGACATGGAGACCTTTAAGACGGAGGTCCACGTACCTCCCGGCAGTAAGATAGAGTTTGAGTTGCACTACCAGGAAATGATGCAGAGGAAGCTGGGCTTCTATGAACACTCACTATACCTGCAGCCTGGACGCCTGGTGCCCCAGTTCCAG gTGGATGTGTATATCTATGAGCCCAACGGCATCGCCTCTGTGGAGACACCGAACACCTTGGGAGAGCATTTCAGCGGCATGGCCAAACTCACCTCCTCGAAGGACAAGGCTCACGTGGTGTTCAAGCCCTCGCTCCAGCAGCAGAGGAAGTGCGAGAACTGCACCACCAGCGCTATCGATGGCATCTTTACCGTCAAATACGACGTCCTGAGAGACAGCAATGCCGGGGAACTACAT GTTTCTGACGGGCATTTTGTGCATTTCTTCGCCCCGGCCAATCTCTCCCCCCTCCCGAAAAACATTGTGTTCGTCATTGACGTCAGTGGATCTATGTGGGGAGTCAAGATGAAGCAG actgtggAGGCTATGCAGACCATATTGGATGACCTGACCATGGATGACTACTTCAGCATTGTTGACTTCAACCACAATGTGCGCTGCTGGAGTGAGGAGCTGGTTCCAGGCAGCACCATACAGGTGGCTGAGGCCAAGAAATACATCCAGAACATCAAACCCAatggag GCACCAATATCAACGAGGCATTGATGAGGGCGGTGCAGATGCTGGTGAAGGCGTCCAATCAGGGCATGATCGACCCACGCTCTGTCTCCATGATCATGCTGGTGTCTGATGGAGACCCCACTGTCG gagAGATCAAGCTCAGCGCCATCCAGAAGAATGTGAAGAAGGTCATGAGGGAGgagttctctctcttctcattggGCATCGGCTTCGATGTTGACTACGACTTCCTGGAACGCATCGCCATGGAGAATAGGGGCGTGGCCCAGAGGATCTACACCAGCCACGACGCCTCAGATCAGATACGG CGGTTCTACAGCCAGGTCTCGTCTCCCCTCCTGAGGAAGATCACGGTTCAGTTCCCAGAGGACTCTGTCTCTGACGTCACCCAGAACCACTTTGACAAGTACTTCAGTGGCTCAGAGCTGGTGGTGGCTGGGAAGGTGCTGCCCTCTGAGTCTACTACTCTTAACAGCTTCACCACCGCATTCGCT GATCGTCTGGACCTGTCCCTACAGACTGAAGCCGACTACCTGGAGCTAGACGCTGCGCTGGCCCAGCAGCAGCATGCCTTCACTGGCTTCGCCAGACAGATGTGGGCCTACATCACTGTCAACCAGCTACTGgccgagag GTCCCTGGCCCCCACTGCTGGTAAGAAGAGGAAGATCACACAGAGGATCCTGAACCTGGCTGTGGAGCACCAGTTTGTCACGCCCCTCACTGCCCTACTGGTGGAGAGTGAGGAGGCCAAGGAGAGGCTGCTCGCTGACTCCCCTAGGGACCCCAAACAGGGCTGCTGTGCAG gaggatCTGGTATGGCTGGTCCCGGACAAAGGACTCCAATGCAGATAGTTCACAGCCTCCCCCCCTGGGTCCGGATGACCACACCTGCCCCCCCTAGCCACGCCGAGAGGCCCCTACCAGATCACATCACCATAG TGGAAAACGACCCTCACTTCATCGTCCACCTGCCTAAAAACAACATGGACGTCTGCTTCAACATCGACTCAGAGCCTGGACACATCCTCAATCTGGTGTCAGACCCCGGTgcag GTGTGGTGGTGAATGGCCAGCTGGTTGGCTctaagagggtggaggagaaggagaaggagaaggtgaACACGTACTTTGGCACCATATCAGTGTTCTACCAGCCTGACGGCATCAGGGTGTCAGTCACCACCGACCGTATCGACCTGACTGACGGCAGGAACAACCACTCCTTCACCTGGGGAGCCACGGCCGACATTACCCAGGACAG GGTGAAGGTTTCCATAGTGAAGGACTCCAAGGTGATGGTGACGGTGGATGACAAGATCACTGTGATGGTGCTGCTACATCGTGTGTGGAAGAAACACCCAACCCACGTGGACTTCCTGGGCCTCTATATCCCCAACAACAACCAGTACTCCTCTCAGGCCCACGGCCTTATAG gtcagttTGGCCAGGAGCCAGAGGTGAGGGTGTTTAACCTGCACCAGGGAGCTGACCCTCTGAAGAAGGAGGCCACCATGGAGGTGAAGGGCAACAAGCTGGTCGTCACCAG GGGCTGGCAGAAGGACTACAGGCGGGATAAGAAACGCGGATCTGACGTCTTCTGCTGGTTCATCCACAACAGTGGCAAAGGCTTCATCGACGGCCATTATACCAACTACATCGTCCCGCGACTCGACAGCTTCCTGCCGCTCCCGCTCTGA